From one Nycticebus coucang isolate mNycCou1 chromosome 14, mNycCou1.pri, whole genome shotgun sequence genomic stretch:
- the LOC128565568 gene encoding E3 ubiquitin-protein ligase TRIM21-like: protein MATAMPLEMMWEEVTCPICQDPFVDPVSIECSHSFCRECISQFEKDEGSVCPVCQCHFLLRNLQPNHQVANMLENLRKMSLDTKEDTPGARCAVHREKLHLFCEEDGKLLCCVCAQSGKHRDHAMVPIDEAAQEYQEKLQMALEKLRKKQEIAEKLEMEVAMKRDDWKRKVQIQKSTIHDEFVKQKNFLVEEEQRQLQELEEDEREQLRLLGNKQAKLTQQSQALQKLISEVEHRSRSSALELLQEVKIVLERSESWNLKDLDIVSPNLRSMCRVPGLKKMLRTYGVHITLDPNTANPWLILSENRKQVRLGNTQQKVSKNEERFDNYPMVLSAESFHSGKRYWEVDVTGKEAWDLGVCSDLAQRKGLFLLSSDSGFWTIGLWSKHKYKASTCPLTPLHLQVPPCRVGIFLDYEAGTVFFYNITDHGSLIFIFSGCAFTGPLRAFFSTGFNDNGGNAAPLTLCPLKIE, encoded by the exons ATGGCCACGGCAATGCCCCTAGAAATGATGTGGGAGGAGGTCACATGCCCTATCTGCCAAGATCCCTTTGTGGATCCAGTGAGCATCGAATGCAGCCACAGCTTCTGCCGGGAATGCATCTCTCAATTTGAAAAAGATGAGGGCAGTGTCTGTCCTGTGTGCCAGTGCCACTTTCTGCTCAGGAACCTCCAGCCCAATCATCAGGTAGCCAACATGCTGGAAAACCTTAGAAAAATGAGCCTGGACACCAAGGAGGACACCCCAGGGGCACGGTGTGCAGTGCATAGAGAAAAGCTTCACCTGTTCTGTGAGGAAGATGGGAAGTTGCTTTGCTGTGTGTGTGCCCAGTCTGGTAAACACCGTGACCACGCCATGGTTCCTATTGATGAGGCTGCTCAGGAATACCAG GAGAAGCTCCAGATGGCAttggaaaaactgagaaaaaaacaagagatagCTGAGAAGTTGGAAATGGAGGTTGCGATGAAGAGAGATGACTGGAAG AGGAAGGTTCAGATACAGAAATCCACAATTCATGACGAGTTTGTGAAGCAGAAAAACTTCCTGGTTGAAGAGGAACAGAGACAGCtgcaggagctggaggaggaTGAGAGGGAACAGCTGAGACTCCTGGGGAACAAACAGGCTAAGCTGACCCAGCAGAGTCAGGCCCTGCAGAAGCTGATCTCAGAGGTGGAGCACAGGAGCCGCAGCTCAGCACTGGAGCTGCTGCAG GAGGTGAAAATTGTCCTGGAAag GAGTGAGTCCTGGAACCTGAAGGACCTGGATATTGTTTCCCCAAACCTGAGGAGTATGTGCCGTGTGCCAGGGCTGAAGAAGATGCTGAGGACATATGGAG TGCACATCACTCTGGATCCAAACACAGCCAACCCGTGGCTCATCCTTTCTGAGAACCGGAAACAAGTGAGACTGGGAAACACTCAGCAGAAGGTGTCTAAGAATGAAGAGAGATTTGATAATTATCCCATGGTCCTGAGTGCCGAATCTTTCCACTCTGGAAAACGTTACTGGGAGGTAGATGTGACTGGAAAGGAGGCCTGGGACCTGGGAGTTTGTAGCGATTTGGCACAGAGGAAGGGGCTTTTTCTACTCAGCTCTGACAGTGGCTTCTGGACAATTGGGTTGTGGAGCAAACACAAATACAAGGCTAGCACGTGCCCCTTGACGCCCCTCCACCTTCAGGTGCCTCCGTGCCGAGTTGGGATTTTCCTAGACTATGAGGCCGGCACTGTCTTCTTCTACAACATCACTGACCATGGCTCCCTCATCTTCATCTTCTCTGGATGTGCCTTCACTGGACCTCTACGGGCCTTCTTCAGTACTGGTTTTAATGACAATGGAGGAAATGCAGCCCCTCTGACCCTCTGTCCACTGAAGATTGAATAA